One part of the Chloracidobacterium sp. genome encodes these proteins:
- a CDS encoding pirin family protein has translation MLTIRKSNDRGHADYGWLNTHHTFSFADYYDPNWMGFRTLRVLNEDRVAPGAGFGMHGHRDMEIVTYVLDGALRHTDSMGNTSVLRRGDLQRMTAGTGVRHSEMNASATEPVHFVQIWILPERTGLPPSYQELSLQYDSSHGAFRRVVSPDARPGELKIHQDAHIWLATLAAGQSAAHQLAPGRSAWVQMLRGAATVNSVTLTAGDGLAVQNKRRLTFDASMESEIMLLDLA, from the coding sequence ATGCTGACCATACGCAAAAGCAATGATCGCGGCCACGCCGACTACGGCTGGCTCAACACCCATCACACCTTTTCCTTCGCCGACTACTATGACCCAAACTGGATGGGCTTTCGGACGCTGCGCGTTCTCAATGAAGACCGTGTCGCGCCCGGGGCCGGCTTCGGCATGCACGGCCACCGCGATATGGAAATTGTGACCTACGTGCTGGACGGCGCGCTCCGCCACACCGACTCCATGGGCAACACGTCCGTTCTCCGGCGCGGCGACCTACAACGTATGACCGCCGGCACGGGCGTCCGGCATAGCGAAATGAACGCCTCCGCAACCGAGCCGGTGCATTTTGTGCAAATTTGGATTCTGCCGGAACGCACCGGACTGCCGCCAAGTTACCAAGAACTGTCTCTGCAGTACGACTCGTCGCACGGCGCATTCCGTCGTGTCGTATCACCTGACGCCCGGCCGGGCGAACTCAAGATTCACCAAGACGCCCACATCTGGCTGGCGACACTCGCCGCCGGACAAAGCGCCGCGCATCAGCTTGCGCCGGGACGCAGCGCGTGGGTACAGATGCTGCGCGGCGCGGCGACGGTCAACAGCGTGACGCTCACCGCCGGGGACGGCCTCGCCGTACAGAACAAACGCCGGCTGACCTTTGACGCATCCATGGAAAGCGAAATCATGCTGCTTGACCTAGCCTGA
- a CDS encoding MarR family transcriptional regulator, with the protein MQYNVLRILRGAGDDGATCHDIAARLITRDPDVTRLLDRLEHKGLVRRRRDDHDRRVVKATLTAEGLALVNQLDQPVRDWHADHFGHFSPAERRTLLALLARVTS; encoded by the coding sequence GTGCAGTACAACGTGCTGCGCATCCTGCGCGGGGCGGGCGACGACGGCGCAACCTGTCACGACATCGCCGCTCGTCTTATCACCCGCGATCCCGACGTAACGCGCCTGCTTGACCGGCTTGAGCACAAAGGACTCGTCCGCCGCCGCCGTGACGACCATGACCGCCGGGTGGTCAAGGCGACACTCACGGCGGAAGGTCTGGCGCTCGTCAACCAACTTGACCAGCCCGTACGCGACTGGCACGCCGACCACTTTGGTCACTTCTCCCCCGCTGAGCGGCGGACGCTGCTGGCATTACTAGCACGGGTAACATCTTAA